Within the Paramormyrops kingsleyae isolate MSU_618 chromosome 2, PKINGS_0.4, whole genome shotgun sequence genome, the region CCTACCTATCTTGTGTGTGGGGTGTTAATTAGGAGACGAGGTGGCCCGCATCCGGATGGTGGTCTCTCACGCTGAGCACTCTCCTCCACAGCTGCTGTCCTGCGGCATGTCCGGGAAGTTGATCCGAGTCCGTTTAGGGATCGGAGCATTTGCTGGCTGATGTCAGACACGGAGCTCCCTCATTCGCATCCCCGCATGCTTCAAACACCTGCTGTCGTAAAGGCACAGACATTGGGAGCGTCCGCACCCACAGCGAGATGCATGAGGGCCGACTAAAATTGGTTCTTGTCTGCCATGCGGTTTTGGGGGTCCTCACTGTAACCTGGCAGTGTGGAGCTGCATGTCCCGCAACGCATCAACGCTTCCTGTCCCACTGTACGAGGAAGACAAGGACTCGGACCAAACCGTACTCGATGGCGCTTTACGGCACGCCtccactgacacacacgcagaccCTCACACCACCCCTCGGCACTACCTCACGGCAGGGCCCATGAGCATAGGACAGAGACTGCTGGGAATCATTTCTCCAggacacacatagacacagaaaCCAAAACATTAAAAGGATGTTGGACTGCACACAAGCATTTCAACcgtcaaaacaaaacagaaatttaaaaatataaaaagataGTCCCTTCTACAATGTTGTCTTTTTTTAGGTAAGGCTTCCTATGTCAATTAAAAGATTGTGTGCATGGTTACATTTCGCTTTAACCATGTGTTTTCCTTTCTCAGTTTTTCAGACCGATCCAACGCTTGCCTCGCCCGCTCCTCAGAGCGCTGGAATGTGGGCGGGGAGGGCAGCCCCGGGTCTAATCCCGACGGGCCAGAGCTCACACAGAGGTCCAGTTCCACGGCAGCTCAAAGTACATGCCCTGGTCAAGAAAATGATCCGTGGAGATAAGGACATGGAACAGGAGCAGGCATCGTCCCTTTCAGCCTCACTCTTGCCatggtgagggggtgggggctaaTTTACACAGACATGGAAAAAAGGCGCTGAGTCCGACGGCTGTCGCTCATCTGCTCATGTAAGGCGACTGTTTGGGGACGCCGGCATTCATGTAGCTGTGATGCGAGGGGCCCGTGTACATCATGTTGCCGTGGTGATTGGGCTGCATAGGCTGCTGCGGGTAGGCCTGCCCCCCCATCACACCCATCTGCATCTGCATGGGGTACTGGGCCGGCTGGTTCATGTATGGCGGGTTGCCATGGTAGCCACTGTTCATCATAGGCTGTGGCATGCGGTAGCTTGCCGGCATGGCGTTCAGCGGGTTCATGTTCATGGAGTTGTACGCAGTGGGTGTGGCCATGAGGTTGGGCATCATGCTGCGCTGCACAGCCAGGGCTCGTGGGGAGCCCTGCATGGTCACAGGGCCCGAGCTGCGGCCGTACAGTTGCTGCTGGTGTGGAGAGCCGGCAGGCAGCTGGGCCGCCTTGGAGCGGATGGCGATGTGGCCCTTTACCGTCGCCATCTGGCTCTGCAGGCGCTGCGCATGGGGAGGCCCCAGGCTGATGTTGGCTGCCGGCATGTTACACTGCAGCAGGGAGGAACTCAGGTTCATGGAGCCACTGCTGAGGTTGGGAGGGGGTGTCATGGTGGCCTGTGCCTGGGGCAGAGGTGGGTGTGGGGAGGGTGCCAGCTGCGCCAGGCCAGGGTTGGAAAGTGACACGCTGGGGGCGTACGACGTCACGGCGGCCGAGTGCGAGTATGACATGGCGTGAGGGTCCATAATGGTGTTGGTAAGCTGCTGTAGCTTGGCCAGGCTGAACGTGGCCGTAGGCTGGGGGTAGCCGCCTGCCCCAAAGTCCTGGCCCATCCGCTCGTAAAGACTGCGGCCGCTGGCTGCCCCCCCTGCTGACTCAGGGATCTCCATGATCATGGGGGTGGAGGCAAAGCCGTTACCCATGCTGCATTGAGATAGGGCCTGCTGCTgttgtggtggggggaggggggctgtcgGCGCTGGCTGTGGAGTGGGGGCCTGCGCTTGCTGGGGAACCGGAACCTTCTTCTGGGGCTGCTGGCTGGCACTGGGGGGCCTCTCAATCACACAGCTTTGAGGAGATTTTATGCTGCAGCCGGGGGTGTTcgatggaggggggggtggcggaGGAGGCTGAGGGACGCCTCCggccccacccccagctgccCCCGGCCCCGCCTGCTGGATCAGGCTGCAGCTGCCCAGACCAAGGGGAGCTCCGACCGCAGCACTGGAAGACGTCAAGCTAGCTGCAGAGACGAAGGGGCAGCCACCAGCCTGGGAAGAGGACGAGGACGGAGTCACTGAGCCTGAGGATGTGGAGGCGGCAGTTGGCGCTGCCCCGGCAGCCACGGCAGCGGCCATGCTGCTCCCGTTGCCCCCGGCGCTGCCACTGCCTCCGCCCATGGTAGAGTCGTAGCTGCTGGGATTGTCGTAGTTTTCAGTCGTGCTCTCGATGCTGCCCAGGTCGCTGAAGCCGCTGTCCACCACCTGCTGCGAGTGGTCTGACACCGACGGCACATCCATCATGGGAGACGTCTCCATGTTCTGCAGCGAGGGGGCCGACAGAGAGCCGGGGTGTTCCGGCGTGATCTGGTTATACCCACCGGTgcccccagccccacctccAGGGCCACCCCCGCCTGCTGGCCCAGACTCCAGTGGCCCCGGCGTCAGGCCCGGACTGCTGACGGAGCGCACAGACTGGCCGGGCAGAGAAGGCAGGGGGGCGCCGGGGAGGGGGCTGCTATGCTGCGACGGCCCGCATTCCACCAGCGCCAGCGCCTCGTCCTCAGCCTCACCATGGCTGTAGCTCTGCAGCGTGCGGCAGGCAGCCAGCGTCTCCTCACAGTCCTGGTAGGCCCCATGCGGCTCGGCCTCCTCCTCCTGGGCCTCACCCTGCGTAAGCGACTGCACGGCCTGAACAGTCTCCAGGTCCAACTCGCTGCTGTGGTGGTGCGCGTGGTGACCCAGCTCCTCCTTGAAGTCGGTGTGCGTGTGGGGGTGTGACGGGTGGTGCTCAGGCTCGATCAGGAGCACTGCCTTGTCCTCAGCCTGCAGGGGCTGCAGATCCAGGGGCTCCTGGGGCACAGACATGGACACTGTCTCCACCACTGCCGCTGCGGCCGCAGACTCATCTTGCTCCCGCCGCCGCCGCTCATCCTGAGCGTCCACCTGAGTCTTCCCCTCCCGCGCTTCTTCTccagcctcctcctcctcctcttccttgtTAACATAGGGCCTTGCCACACTGCCCCCGGTGTCTAAAAAACCCTCACCCCCCGGCGGCTCCTCCTTCACAGGAGGCGAGTGTGTTCGCGAGACTggctcctcgtcctcctcctcctcgtcatcatcgtcatcgtcatcttcctcatcctccGAGTTCTGAGGCTCCCTCTTCTTGTTGCCGGCGTCAGCCTTGTCCCCAGGGTGCCCGTCACCCTCGTCGTCAGCATCATGCTCCTCGATGCGCTGTCCCCCTGTGCCTGCGATCACGGCCAGACTCTTGCCAGCACAAATGCTCTCTTCCCGTTCCTCCATCCCTTCAGACACCTCCAGCCGGGGCTGAGGAGCCCGGGGACCTGCAGAGAGGACCCGAGGCACTGGACGACTTTGCTTCTCTGGTTGCCAAGACaactcctcctcctcgtcctcatcctcttcctcctcgtCCTCTTCTTCTGGCTCCGAAACAGCAGGCTTGCTGACAGGAGTTGGCAGGGGTACATTCTTTGGAGGCCGTCCCCTACGCTTAGGCTTCTCGTCTCTACGTTTGTCCATGTAGTCCTCGTCGTCgtcatcctcttcctcatcctcctcagaGTCTTTGCACTTGTGGCTCTCACGGTCAGCAACCCTGGACCTCCTGCCCGCCACCTCCTCATCCAGTTGCTTCCTCTCCAGCTCCTGTCTGGCCACCTCCTCCTGGGCTCGCTGCATGTAGCAGTTTCTTGGTTTACGGCTCGGTTTCATCTTAATTCTGGGTGGTTGTGGCTCCTCTGGGGCTGGGGCCATGGGACCCTCTCCTGGTGCCTCTTCAGTGTCCTGGCTGGCGCCACCACCTGGCTTCCTCCTGGGACGCTTCTTCCAGTGCAGCGGTTTGCGGCTCTTGCCTTTGGGCCAgcccttcttcttcttcagggGTGCGGGCTCCACTCCCTCCTCAGTGGCCCCACTCCCCTCAGCACCAGGCATAGGCTCAGGCTTGTGCAGGGTGGTCATGGGCTTCAGCACAGGGGTGCCATCTGAAACAGACACAAGCAACTCATCAGTAGAGCTATCAGTGGTGGAGCCAACTCATAGCCTCTTAccgtgcttttccactggcatacaggaacagAGTCGTCCTGCATagagactagttacagtgcGGTTCCAACTCACTACAGAATGGATCGGCTTGGTAAAGGAGCAGCCAGGtttggagagtgacagtgaTGTAAAACCGAAGACACGCAcacggtgtacatcatgatttactatgtgttAATTTTCTAATTTTTAGTACATCTATGAGAACTGCCGTGTTATGCAAGTGTCAAACgctagcggaattagcattcgttaataatgaacaatatatagaatatacccgtttttccttcagataatgcATGTGCAGAACACAGGTATCGGCAAACATTTCAGCCAGTCAGACGGTGGTGACGCAATCAGCTCTCAGCAGGGCCATGTCAGCACAATTATGGGTAACAATTTAAAATGGAATACCGCCGGTGCGTAGTATGGCTCGGTTCTTGGAGTGAAAAAGCGCCCTTAAGGCCTTTACCATGCAAACCTATGTGACACTGCCTCTGCTGGAAGGAGGAAATCTTACTAAAGACTCTCATAGATATATGTAGTTCCATATCTGAATAattactgaaaatgaaaatattgcatatttatattgtatttggtatttgtcttgtgtttgtattatttgtatGTATATCTTTATGTCTTTACCCCTTGTACTCAAAAGGTTCTTTTGCCAGATCTATGTAAATAAGAAATTATTCTTAGCAACttaactggaaaaataaaggttaaataaaataaagtaatataAAATGGGTACGCCTGGACTACAGTAACCTCATGAACTTATCCTGTGACTTAAGTATACAGTAGTAAGTTTACACAGCACCACAACATCAGTACGAGAACTACGAAGAGCACCTGGGATCCCACCTTCTTCATCGGACTCTGTGAGGGGCGCCCGGCGCCCTCTCTTTGCTGGGGGGGCCATGTGTCTCAGCGCCGTGCGGGCTGGTGGATAGCGCCGAAGTGGGCTCTCCTCCTCAAGCCTGGGCATAGGCCTCTCGGCATCCGAATCCACAAAGGACTCATCTAGCACCTCCGTGGTCTCCGAGATGGTCTCCGTCACCACGCTGCTGTGAGGTTGGACGCGCTGGTGTGCACGCCACTTGCGGCCAGGCTTCTGGGAAACAATGAGTGTGCTAAGTATACTAAGTCAAAAACAAATTTCTGTTAAAACTACCAGAGAACATATTGCAGGGTTACACCACAAAGCAGGTCACAGCATCCCACTCCATACGGACGCACCTTACACCGGAGCCCCAGTGTGGGTTTGGTTAGGATGGGTGGGGAGCAGGCTCTGTGCTgctcatcttcatcctcctcaCTGCTGGATGGGGGCTCGCTGAGCCGGGGAGCCAGCGGCAGCTGAGGAGGGGGCTCTCCAGGGCCTTCACTCAGTCTACGCTTCGGCCCCCTTTTCTTGCGAGGAGGTCGCCCCCTGCTGCGAGGGGCAGGTGCagtggctggcctgggaatctCCTTGGGCCGGCCAGGGCCATCTTCCGACTCCTTCTCTGACATGGGCATaatgggagagagggaggggatgCGAGCCTCTACAGCATCAGCCATCTCATCCTCGCGACCCTCCTTGACCACCCGGATCTTCCTGGGGCGCCCCCGCTGGCCATCCTTCACTCGGCCCCACAGCCAGATTTTAGGCGGCCGGCCCCGTCCACGCCGCTCCCCGTTGGCGGGAAGAGGTGCGCCTTCAGGAGCCACTGGGGAGACCCGCACGGGGGAGGGTGCCGGAGAGGGGTGGCCAGCAGTAAACTCCGGCTGACGCTTCTCATCGCCGTCCTCCCGCTCCCCGCGTGCAGCGGTCCAGGACAGTGGAGAAGCTGATTGGCTGGGCTTGGTCTGTCGCACACAAGACAAATTGGTCAGGATCATCTGGGCAGACTTCCCTGACACAACCAAAGACACTCTAACCCCAGGCAATGACACGACCCCACACCTCTTTGCAGGCATCCTCTTCCGCGTCACCCTCgtcttcatcctcctcttcctcttcctcgtcCCCCGATACTACTGTGTTTGTGACGATCACTGGGGTCCAACGGAGACAGTCTGGATCCACCTCCAGCTGCCGTGGATTAGCGCGAAGCCGGGTCATGTGGGCAGAGACCAGTTTGTCCCTGCGCACCAGGACCAGCCTGAGGCACATAAGGAGGCACGAGAAAATGACAAAGTCACCACAAAGGACAAATGAAGAGAACGACTGCAGCTGCATCAATATAGAAAGTTGACATACAACCATCAGACAGATGACTATGTTAAGTGTCTCAGGGCAGCGTCCTGTTCACGATTTCCGTCATTTACAGGTGCTTCACAGTAATGCGCGTGGACAGAGATAACAAGCTGGATAAATGGACACTGTTGCCGCTGTGCCATCTGGCTGACCCACCAGTCCCAGAGAGCGATCGAGCGCCTGAGACAGAGCTGCGAGATGAGGAAGCAGTGCAATGAGGAAACTGCCCACCTGCCCCCGCGATGCTCCAGCATGTTGAGGTGGTGCAGCGTGCTGGTGATGTCCTGGGGGCAGATGCCCGTGACCTTGCTGAGGCGCCGGATGGTGACCTGCCGGTCACGCAGGTCATGCAAACACTCCAGCACCACGCTTCGCCAGTACGCCATGTAAGAGAGGCGGCCCAGGTCCGACAGCGGCTTCTCCGGGGACCCGGGCTGGCCCTCCCTCTTGGACAGCAGATAGCCTGGGGGTGTCAATGAAGAAAGCTCTAAACAAATGCAAGTGATGAGGGGCCCCTTTTCCATGTGAAGGTCAGAAAATGCTGCCTTACTGAAGTCAATGAGGAAGCGTCCATAGCCTTTACGCTGGTATTGGGGGAGAATCATGATGCAGGACACATTGTATTTCTGCTGACAGTGTTTTTCCTGGAGGAAACGGAGAGGTACTATCTTTAGAAACAGTACAGGGcgtgtaaagaaaaaaaaaaagatcatccACACCACAACAATACAGGGGATTCTTAATAAATCAATGTGAAGATTTTCAAGGGTTTTCACTGACAGGAATAATACTGGCGGCTAGAGTTTAGTCCTGTATCTCCTCCTCTTATGTGGCACTTAATGTTAAGTGTAGTGAGATGATAGAGATACATCAGAAATATTGTAGAGGGCTAAGAGAAGCTCACCTTGGAGAAGTAGCCCACCAGGTGGCAGCCCTTG harbors:
- the kat6a gene encoding histone acetyltransferase KAT6A isoform X3, with amino-acid sequence MGVSAGRRRSQSLTMVKLANPLYTNWILEAIKKVKKQKQRPSEERICNAVSMSHGLDRKTVLEQLELSVKDGSILKVSNKGLNSYKDPENPGRLAFPKPRGASGGSGGGGSAGPGRRPGLDWNKLIKRALEGLHEPGGSSLKSMERFLKCQGDVAAHLSASGSAGPALFHQQLRVAVKRAVAHGRLLKRGPLYQLSGRGPQAEGPICLSLDSLPPVRLLPHEKDKPVAEPIPICSFCLGTKEQNRDKKPEELISCADCGNSGHPSCLKFSPELTVRVQALWWQCIECKTCSSCQDQGKNAENMLFCDSCDRGFHMECCDPPLIRMPKGMWICQICRPRKKGRKLLHEKAAQIKRRYNAPLGRPKNRSKRPFKKLRGPGGRGRRRRGMGGADRRSQGSLSPASSSGSSCEGYPGDNRMLFSLQSDDSTEGGLRFNKKTKGLIDALTKFFTPSPDGRKARTEVVDYSQQHRIRKKANRKGEVEDRTGDNQECGKEWHDDDDRLPGHENLTEKDVELFRHIQELALQKVGVTGPPDPQMRYPSVIEFGKYEIQTWYSSPYPQEYSRLPKLYLCEFCLRYMKSRSILFQHMRKCTWFHPPANEIYRKDSVSVFEVDGNVSTIYCQNLCLLAKLFLDHKTLYYDVEPFLFYVLTQNDSKGCHLVGYFSKEKHCQQKYNVSCIMILPQYQRKGYGRFLIDFSYLLSKREGQPGSPEKPLSDLGRLSYMAYWRSVVLECLHDLRDRQVTIRRLSKVTGICPQDITSTLHHLNMLEHRGGRLVLVRRDKLVSAHMTRLRANPRQLEVDPDCLRWTPVIVTNTVVSGDEEEEEEDEDEGDAEEDACKETKPSQSASPLSWTAARGEREDGDEKRQPEFTAGHPSPAPSPVRVSPVAPEGAPLPANGERRGRGRPPKIWLWGRVKDGQRGRPRKIRVVKEGREDEMADAVEARIPSLSPIMPMSEKESEDGPGRPKEIPRPATAPAPRSRGRPPRKKRGPKRRLSEGPGEPPPQLPLAPRLSEPPSSSEEDEDEQHRACSPPILTKPTLGLRCKKPGRKWRAHQRVQPHSSVVTETISETTEVLDESFVDSDAERPMPRLEEESPLRRYPPARTALRHMAPPAKRGRRAPLTESDEEDGTPVLKPMTTLHKPEPMPGAEGSGATEEGVEPAPLKKKKGWPKGKSRKPLHWKKRPRRKPGGGASQDTEEAPGEGPMAPAPEEPQPPRIKMKPSRKPRNCYMQRAQEEVARQELERKQLDEEVAGRRSRVADRESHKCKDSEEDEEEDDDDEDYMDKRRDEKPKRRGRPPKNVPLPTPVSKPAVSEPEEEDEEEEDEDEEEELSWQPEKQSRPVPRVLSAGPRAPQPRLEVSEGMEEREESICAGKSLAVIAGTGGQRIEEHDADDEGDGHPGDKADAGNKKREPQNSEDEEDDDDDDDEEEEDEEPVSRTHSPPVKEEPPGGEGFLDTGGSVARPYVNKEEEEEEAGEEAREGKTQVDAQDERRRREQDESAAAAAVVETVSMSVPQEPLDLQPLQAEDKAVLLIEPEHHPSHPHTHTDFKEELGHHAHHHSSELDLETVQAVQSLTQGEAQEEEAEPHGAYQDCEETLAACRTLQSYSHGEAEDEALALVECGPSQHSSPLPGAPLPSLPGQSVRSVSSPGLTPGPLESGPAGGGGPGGGAGGTGGYNQITPEHPGSLSAPSLQNMETSPMMDVPSVSDHSQQVVDSGFSDLGSIESTTENYDNPSSYDSTMGGGSGSAGGNGSSMAAAVAAGAAPTAASTSSGSVTPSSSSSQAGGCPFVSAASLTSSSAAVGAPLGLGSCSLIQQAGPGAAGGGAGGVPQPPPPPPPPSNTPGCSIKSPQSCVIERPPSASQQPQKKVPVPQQAQAPTPQPAPTAPLPPPQQQQALSQCSMGNGFASTPMIMEIPESAGGAASGRSLYERMGQDFGAGGYPQPTATFSLAKLQQLTNTIMDPHAMSYSHSAAVTSYAPSVSLSNPGLAQLAPSPHPPLPQAQATMTPPPNLSSGSMNLSSSLLQCNMPAANISLGPPHAQRLQSQMATVKGHIAIRSKAAQLPAGSPHQQQLYGRSSGPVTMQGSPRALAVQRSMMPNLMATPTAYNSMNMNPLNAMPASYRMPQPMMNSGYHGNPPYMNQPAQYPMQMQMGVMGGQAYPQQPMQPNHHGNMMYTGPSHHSYMNAGVPKQSPYMSR